The Candidatus Neomarinimicrobiota bacterium DNA window CCTCTTCACCTCCTAAGATTTGTTTGTTTTTTTTTATCACTCCATTCAATTAGTCTTTCTATTAATATTCCCATTATAGCCACAAAAATAATGGTTAAAATGAGTCTTGCTGCCATAAATTTTGGCCCAAGAAATTGAAGCTCTACCACCTCTTGTGGAATTTTTATGCATGCCCATGCAGAGATAAACGCAATGATACAGGATATTTTGGCGCCTTTTTTAATTAAAGCAGAAGCCATAGGAAAAGCTACATAAAGAGGGCCTGTTGGCAATGACCCCATCAATATGCCAAGAAAAACAGCCTTTATTCCAGCAGCTTTACCTAAGTATCTCACAACCATTTCTTTTGGTACAAACACACTGAAAAGACCCATCAATACCATCACAGCAGGAAGTATCAAAATCATTTCAATAAAGAAGTTCCATGAAGTTGTGATTACTGCCTCTTGTTTGTCAGGAAAAATTGATAGTAAAGCTATTGTAATAATTAAAGTGATTCCAAGAATGATAGCATCTCTTTTCATCCCCTTTCTTTGTGTTCCTTTTTCTTTAACATAATCTTTCATAGAAACACCCCCATGATAATACCAATAATGATTGCAATAACAAAACTTATACCATTTCTCATTAAAGCCATTTTCTTTCCTAATTCCTTTATTTCTAAGGGCAGTGTAA harbors:
- a CDS encoding permease codes for the protein MKDYVKEKGTQRKGMKRDAIILGITLIITIALLSIFPDKQEAVITTSWNFFIEMILILPAVMVLMGLFSVFVPKEMVVRYLGKAAGIKAVFLGILMGSLPTGPLYVAFPMASALIKKGAKISCIIAFISAWACIKIPQEVVELQFLGPKFMAARLILTIIFVAIMGILIERLIEWSDKKKQTNLRR